A genomic window from Agreia sp. COWG includes:
- the prpB gene encoding methylisocitrate lyase → MLYAPTTPVDKRSMLRARLASGELLRFPGAFNPLSAKLIQDKGMDGVYISGAVLSADLGLPDIGLTTLTEVAGRSQQIARMTDLPSIVDADTGFGEPMNVARTIQTLEDAGVAGMHLEDQVNPKRCGHLDGKQVVDLDTAVKRIKAAVEARRDPNFLVMARTDVRGVEGLSAAVDRAKALVDAGADAIFPEAMASLEEFSAVRAAVDVPILANMTEFGKSELFTTTQLADIGVNIVIFPVSLLRLAMGAAERGLDTITREGSLTSMLGEMQTRARLYEVLDYESYNTFDSGVFNFSLDRHFGV, encoded by the coding sequence ATGCTGTACGCCCCCACCACCCCGGTCGACAAGCGCAGCATGCTGCGGGCACGACTCGCAAGCGGCGAGCTGCTGCGGTTTCCCGGGGCCTTCAACCCGCTGTCGGCCAAGCTCATCCAAGACAAGGGCATGGACGGTGTCTATATCTCGGGTGCCGTGCTCTCGGCCGACCTCGGGCTGCCCGACATCGGCCTCACGACCCTCACCGAGGTCGCCGGTCGTTCCCAGCAGATCGCACGCATGACCGATCTGCCGTCGATCGTCGACGCCGACACCGGATTCGGCGAGCCGATGAACGTGGCCCGCACGATCCAGACGCTCGAAGACGCCGGCGTGGCCGGCATGCACCTCGAAGACCAGGTGAACCCCAAACGCTGCGGCCACCTCGACGGCAAGCAGGTCGTCGACCTCGATACAGCGGTCAAGCGCATCAAGGCCGCCGTCGAGGCCCGCCGCGATCCCAACTTTCTGGTCATGGCCCGAACGGATGTGCGGGGCGTCGAGGGCCTGTCGGCTGCGGTCGATCGCGCCAAGGCCCTCGTCGACGCCGGTGCAGACGCCATCTTCCCTGAGGCGATGGCCTCGCTCGAGGAGTTCTCGGCGGTGCGCGCCGCCGTCGACGTGCCGATCCTGGCGAACATGACCGAGTTCGGCAAGAGCGAGCTGTTCACCACCACGCAGCTCGCCGACATCGGTGTGAACATCGTCATCTTCCCGGTGTCGCTCCTCCGCCTCGCTATGGGCGCCGCGGAGCGCGGCCTGGACACCATCACCCGGGAGGGGTCGCTCACCTCGATGCTGGGTGAGATGCAGACGAGGGCGAGGCTCTACGAGGTGCTCGACTACGAGTCGTACAACACCTTCGACTCCGGGGTCTTCAACTTCTCGCTCGATCGTCACTTCGGGGTGTAG
- a CDS encoding MFS transporter produces the protein MTSPSTASTEAVHDHAAHPRRWWLLAVLALAQLMVVLDGTIVNIALPDAQMQLGMTDGDRTWVVTIYALAFGSLLLLGGRIADYWGRKRSFMLGMVGFAIASGIGGFAVTTEQLLIARGLQGAFAALLAPASLAILTITFPSGKDRIKAFAVYGAIGGGGAAVGLLLGGVLTEYASWGWCLLVNVPIAIIAIVAGFPLIRESKAHGNTKYDLPGTVLVVAGLASLVYGFSQAENGWGRWETIGFLALGVVLLAAFVWWESRASNPLLPLRVILNRVRGGAFLVSLLTGAALLGGLLFLTFYFQIVLGYSPLQSGVASLPMTATIMIGATLLSKFLPVLGVRLPMTVGPIIAAAGLTWMSFITVEGNYAVQVLPGVILLGIGLACIFVPLQNVALSGIDEHDAGVASAAVSATQQIGGSIGTALFTALYTAAISAYLASNPVTPTVQLEALVSGYSTAFLWAAGLILLAAPISFFLVRPSRDELMNVPDSVHLG, from the coding sequence ATGACGTCCCCCTCCACAGCCTCGACCGAGGCCGTCCACGATCACGCCGCACATCCCCGCCGCTGGTGGCTCCTCGCCGTTCTCGCGCTCGCCCAGCTCATGGTCGTGCTCGACGGCACCATCGTCAACATCGCCCTGCCCGACGCCCAGATGCAGCTCGGCATGACCGACGGCGACCGCACCTGGGTCGTCACGATCTACGCGCTCGCCTTCGGCTCGCTCCTGCTCCTCGGCGGCCGCATCGCCGACTACTGGGGCCGCAAGCGCTCCTTCATGCTCGGCATGGTGGGTTTCGCCATCGCCAGTGGCATCGGCGGATTTGCTGTCACCACCGAGCAGCTGCTCATCGCGCGCGGACTGCAGGGCGCCTTCGCCGCGCTGCTGGCCCCCGCCTCGTTGGCCATCCTCACCATCACCTTCCCGAGCGGTAAGGATCGCATCAAGGCGTTCGCCGTCTACGGCGCGATCGGGGGCGGCGGCGCGGCCGTCGGGCTGCTACTCGGTGGTGTGCTCACCGAATACGCGAGCTGGGGCTGGTGCCTGCTCGTCAACGTGCCCATCGCGATCATCGCGATCGTGGCCGGATTCCCGCTGATCCGCGAGAGCAAGGCCCACGGCAACACGAAATACGACCTGCCCGGAACCGTGCTCGTCGTCGCCGGCCTCGCCTCCCTCGTCTACGGCTTTTCGCAGGCCGAAAACGGCTGGGGCCGCTGGGAGACCATCGGCTTCCTCGCTCTGGGCGTCGTCCTCCTCGCCGCCTTCGTCTGGTGGGAGTCCCGCGCCTCGAATCCGCTGCTGCCCCTGCGCGTCATCCTGAACCGCGTCCGGGGCGGCGCGTTCCTCGTGTCCCTCCTCACCGGCGCCGCGCTTCTCGGAGGGCTGCTGTTCCTCACGTTCTACTTCCAGATCGTGCTGGGCTACAGCCCGCTGCAGTCCGGCGTGGCATCGCTGCCCATGACCGCCACCATCATGATCGGTGCGACGCTGCTCTCGAAGTTCCTGCCCGTGCTCGGTGTTCGCCTGCCGATGACCGTCGGCCCGATCATCGCCGCCGCCGGCCTCACCTGGATGTCGTTCATCACCGTCGAGGGCAACTACGCCGTGCAGGTTCTGCCCGGCGTCATCCTGCTCGGCATCGGCCTGGCCTGCATCTTCGTTCCGCTGCAGAACGTCGCGCTCTCCGGCATCGACGAGCACGATGCCGGCGTCGCCAGTGCCGCGGTATCGGCGACCCAGCAGATCGGTGGGTCCATCGGCACCGCGCTCTTCACCGCCCTGTACACGGCCGCCATCTCGGCGTACTTGGCCTCGAACCCGGTCACTCCGACCGTGCAACTCGAGGCCCTCGTGAGCGGCTACTCCACAGCCTTCCTCTGGGCTGCCGGGCTCATCCTGCTCGCCGCCCCGATCTCGTTCTTCCTCGTGCGCCCCTCGCGCGACGAGCTGATGAACGTTCCCGACTCGGTGCACCTGGGCTGA
- a CDS encoding MIP/aquaporin family protein, giving the protein MDNLGVVFLAELVGTALLVLLGCGVVANVALVKNKGFNGGFLMVNIGWGFAVFSGVIVSYNSGAHLNPAVTLGLVANGATEFGSGVPVNIVSILTYIAAQLLGAIIGAVFVWLAYKQHFDEEPDAANKLGVFSTGPAIRSYGWNLVTEIIGTFVLVFVVIGFGGGRQGEGGLAALGALPVAILVIAIGASLGGPTGYAINPARDLGPRIAHALLPIKGKGSSDWSYSWVPVAGPIIGGVLAGFAAIPLLPILT; this is encoded by the coding sequence GTGGACAATCTCGGAGTTGTGTTTTTGGCGGAGCTGGTGGGTACGGCTTTGCTGGTGTTGCTGGGGTGTGGTGTTGTCGCGAACGTCGCTCTGGTGAAGAACAAGGGCTTCAATGGCGGCTTTTTGATGGTGAACATCGGGTGGGGCTTTGCGGTGTTCTCCGGTGTGATCGTGTCTTATAACAGTGGTGCTCATCTGAACCCGGCCGTCACGTTGGGTCTCGTCGCGAACGGGGCCACGGAGTTCGGTTCCGGTGTGCCGGTGAATATCGTGTCGATCCTGACCTATATCGCTGCGCAGTTGCTCGGTGCGATCATCGGTGCGGTGTTCGTGTGGTTGGCCTATAAGCAGCACTTCGATGAGGAGCCCGACGCGGCGAACAAGCTGGGCGTGTTCTCGACCGGTCCCGCGATCCGTTCGTATGGGTGGAACCTCGTCACCGAGATCATCGGTACCTTCGTTCTCGTGTTCGTCGTCATCGGTTTCGGTGGGGGCCGGCAGGGCGAGGGGGGCCTGGCCGCGTTGGGTGCTCTGCCCGTGGCGATCCTGGTGATCGCGATCGGTGCGTCGCTGGGTGGTCCGACCGGATACGCGATCAACCCGGCCCGTGACCTGGGCCCGCGTATCGCGCACGCCCTGCTGCCCATCAAGGGCAAGGGATCCTCTGACTGGTCCTACTCCTGGGTCCCCGTCGCTGGCCCCATCATCGGTGGAGTCCTCGCCGGCTTCGCCGCCATCCCCCTCCTCCCCATCCTCACCTAG
- a CDS encoding aldose 1-epimerase family protein produces MNPASTVTGGPLSGAAYSLSFGDYTADIAGVGASLRTLRHSGRDLVVPFDEDEVRPAFRGAVLAPWPNRVVDGRYEFGGELLELALTEPRRGHALHGLAAWGEWQLVESGPAHVTLSFRVEAQAGYPFRIDLTVRYELTDGGLVTTVSATNSGSSPAPYGTGPHPYLVAGPGRVDDWSLQLPARAVLTVTPDRLIPVDLADVELEDDGAFDFVAARPIDSTFIDHAFTELERDADSVATVLVTSPQGTGVGVSWGTECQWVQIHTADQPDEATSRLGLAVEPMTCPPDAFNTGTDLVVLDPGEQHHASWTIFGL; encoded by the coding sequence ATGAACCCTGCCTCCACCGTGACCGGCGGCCCGCTCTCCGGCGCCGCATACTCCCTCTCGTTCGGCGATTACACCGCCGACATCGCCGGCGTCGGCGCCAGCCTTCGCACCCTGAGGCATTCCGGCCGCGACCTCGTCGTTCCGTTCGACGAAGACGAGGTGCGCCCGGCGTTTCGCGGCGCTGTACTCGCGCCCTGGCCCAACAGGGTCGTCGACGGCCGCTACGAATTCGGCGGCGAACTGCTCGAGCTCGCCCTGACAGAGCCACGCCGAGGCCACGCCCTGCACGGGCTCGCTGCCTGGGGCGAGTGGCAGCTGGTCGAGTCCGGCCCTGCCCACGTGACGCTGTCGTTCCGCGTCGAGGCGCAGGCCGGTTATCCGTTCCGCATCGATCTCACTGTGCGCTATGAACTCACCGACGGCGGGCTCGTCACCACCGTCTCCGCGACGAACAGCGGCTCCTCCCCTGCCCCCTACGGAACCGGTCCGCATCCGTATCTCGTCGCCGGACCCGGCCGCGTCGACGACTGGAGTCTGCAGCTGCCTGCGCGCGCCGTGCTCACCGTCACCCCCGACAGGCTCATTCCGGTCGACCTCGCCGACGTGGAGCTCGAAGACGACGGCGCCTTCGACTTCGTCGCCGCACGGCCGATCGACTCCACGTTCATCGACCACGCGTTCACCGAACTCGAGCGGGATGCCGATTCCGTCGCCACCGTGCTCGTCACGAGCCCCCAGGGTACCGGCGTCGGCGTGAGCTGGGGTACGGAGTGCCAGTGGGTGCAGATCCACACCGCAGACCAACCGGATGAGGCGACGAGTCGCCTCGGACTCGCCGTCGAGCCGATGACGTGCCCGCCCGACGCGTTCAACACGGGCACCGATCTCGTCGTGCTGGACCCGGGCGAGCAGCACCACGCATCCTGGACGATCTTCGGCCTTTAA
- a CDS encoding alpha-glucosidase translates to MIERTTTPTPAWWTNAVVYQVYPRSFADSDGDGVGDLGGIRSKLDHLAELGVDVIWLSPIYRSPQADNGYDISDYENIDPLFGTLEEFDALLAEVHNRGMKLVMDLVVNHTSDEHPWFIESRSSLDNPKRDWYIWRDPHQGREPNLWTSAFSGPAWSLDERTGQYYLHLFASKQPDLNWANPRVRAAVFAMMNRWLDRGVDGFRMDVINFIAKVDDELEGSSTQRTMGPQIHGYLQEMYREVFADRPNELLTVGEMPGVTVPDAALFTGADRHELDMVFQFEHVGLDHADNKFDRTPFDLVALKESLSRWQTGLAQTGWNSLYFGNHDQPRAVSRFGDDDRYRFESATLLAAILHLHRGTPYVYQGEEIGMTNAGFTRIEQYQDIESVNYFAEVVEAGAEPRRVLKQLAFRSRDNARTPVQWTAATHAGFTTGEPWLDVNPNHSTLNVETDRAAGARSVFEWYRRLIALRHESPLVALGEFALLEPAHPALYAFTRTLRGERMLVLGNWSSERLELPEGLTDDAGEIVLDNYGHVAGAGTLEPWQVRVFLR, encoded by the coding sequence ATGATCGAGAGAACCACGACCCCTACCCCCGCCTGGTGGACGAATGCCGTCGTCTATCAGGTCTATCCGCGCAGCTTCGCCGACTCCGACGGCGACGGCGTCGGCGACCTGGGCGGCATCCGGTCGAAGCTCGACCACCTCGCCGAGTTGGGCGTCGACGTGATCTGGCTCTCGCCCATCTATCGTTCGCCCCAGGCCGACAACGGCTACGACATCAGCGACTACGAAAACATCGACCCGCTGTTCGGCACGCTCGAGGAGTTCGACGCGCTGCTGGCCGAGGTGCACAACCGCGGCATGAAGCTCGTCATGGACCTGGTGGTCAACCACACGAGCGACGAGCACCCGTGGTTCATCGAGTCACGCTCGTCGCTCGACAATCCGAAGCGCGATTGGTACATCTGGCGCGATCCGCACCAGGGCCGCGAGCCCAATCTCTGGACGAGCGCGTTCAGCGGTCCGGCCTGGAGTCTCGACGAGCGGACGGGCCAGTACTACCTGCACCTGTTCGCTTCGAAGCAGCCCGATCTCAACTGGGCGAACCCGCGGGTGCGCGCGGCCGTCTTCGCCATGATGAACCGCTGGCTCGACCGAGGCGTCGACGGCTTCCGCATGGACGTCATCAACTTCATCGCGAAGGTCGACGACGAACTCGAAGGCTCGAGTACGCAGCGCACCATGGGCCCGCAGATCCATGGCTACCTGCAGGAGATGTACCGCGAGGTGTTCGCCGATCGCCCGAACGAGCTGCTGACCGTCGGTGAGATGCCGGGGGTCACAGTGCCGGATGCCGCCCTCTTCACTGGTGCGGATCGTCACGAACTCGACATGGTCTTCCAGTTCGAACACGTGGGGCTCGACCACGCAGACAACAAGTTCGACCGCACGCCGTTCGATCTGGTCGCGCTGAAGGAGTCGCTCTCGCGGTGGCAGACCGGGCTCGCCCAGACGGGCTGGAACAGCCTCTACTTCGGCAATCACGACCAGCCGCGGGCTGTCTCCCGCTTCGGCGACGACGATCGGTATCGTTTCGAGTCGGCCACGCTCCTGGCTGCGATCCTGCACCTGCACCGCGGCACGCCCTACGTCTATCAGGGCGAGGAGATCGGCATGACGAACGCCGGCTTCACCCGCATCGAGCAGTATCAGGACATCGAGAGCGTGAACTACTTCGCCGAGGTCGTCGAGGCGGGCGCAGAGCCCCGCCGTGTGCTGAAGCAACTCGCCTTCCGCAGCCGCGACAACGCCCGCACTCCCGTGCAGTGGACGGCGGCGACACACGCTGGCTTCACCACGGGCGAGCCGTGGCTCGACGTGAATCCGAACCACTCCACGCTCAACGTCGAGACAGACCGGGCTGCGGGGGCCCGCTCCGTCTTCGAGTGGTACCGGCGGTTGATCGCGCTGCGGCACGAGTCCCCGCTCGTCGCCCTCGGCGAATTCGCACTGCTCGAGCCCGCGCATCCGGCTCTGTACGCCTTCACCCGCACCCTGCGCGGCGAGCGGATGCTCGTGCTCGGCAACTGGTCGAGCGAGCGTCTCGAACTTCCGGAAGGTCTCACCGACGACGCCGGCGAGATCGTGCTCGACAACTACGGGCACGTCGCCGGGGCGGGCACCCTCGAACCGTGGCAGGTGCGCGTCTTCCTCCGCTAG
- a CDS encoding MmgE/PrpD family protein, translating into MPPASEKRTPQTVQLHSVRVHPSTDSLARENQLAHKIAEVAADPVAVDHDVVEMIINRVIDNAAVATASLTRRPVVSARSQAERHPYSPGSTVFGLTADARYSPEWAAWANGVAVRELDYHDTFLAAEYSHPGDNIPPILAVAQHAGRSGAELVRAIATGYEIQVDLVRAISLHAHKIDHVAHLGPSAAAGIGTLLGLDVETIFQAVGQALHTTTATRQSRKGEISSWKAHAPAFAGKMAIEAVDRAMRGETSPTPIYEGEDGVIAWLLDGPDAAYEVPLPAAGESKRGILDTYTKEHSAEYQAQAWIDLARKLHNEYPQLVTEPERIGSITLHTSHHTHYVIGSGSGDPQKYDPTASRETLDHSIPYIFTVALEDGSWHHVDSYTPKRAGREDTVALWNKVRTLEDSEWTRRYHSTDPQEKAFGGRVEILLTDGSVITDSIAVADAHPLGARPFARAQYVHKFRTLAEGVLEQREIERFLALAERLPELRADELAGLTVTARPGLFDGVATPKGLF; encoded by the coding sequence ATGCCGCCAGCCTCAGAGAAAAGGACACCGCAAACCGTGCAGCTCCATTCCGTCCGCGTCCACCCCAGCACCGATTCCTTGGCCCGCGAAAACCAGCTCGCGCACAAGATCGCCGAGGTGGCGGCCGATCCCGTCGCCGTCGATCACGATGTTGTCGAGATGATCATCAACCGCGTCATCGACAATGCTGCCGTGGCCACCGCGTCGCTCACGCGTCGCCCCGTCGTCTCCGCAAGGTCGCAGGCCGAGCGGCACCCCTACTCCCCCGGTTCCACGGTGTTCGGTCTGACCGCGGATGCCCGATATTCCCCGGAGTGGGCGGCCTGGGCGAACGGCGTCGCCGTTCGCGAGCTCGACTACCACGACACCTTCCTCGCCGCGGAGTACTCGCACCCGGGCGACAACATCCCGCCGATCCTGGCCGTCGCCCAGCACGCCGGCCGATCCGGAGCAGAGCTTGTGCGCGCCATCGCCACGGGCTACGAGATCCAGGTCGACCTCGTTCGCGCGATCAGCCTGCACGCCCACAAGATCGACCATGTAGCCCACCTCGGACCGTCGGCTGCCGCCGGCATCGGTACGCTCCTCGGCCTCGACGTCGAGACCATCTTCCAGGCTGTCGGCCAGGCGTTGCACACGACCACCGCGACGCGGCAATCGCGCAAGGGCGAGATCTCGTCGTGGAAGGCCCACGCCCCCGCCTTCGCCGGCAAGATGGCGATCGAGGCCGTCGACCGTGCGATGCGCGGAGAGACCAGCCCGACCCCGATCTACGAAGGCGAAGACGGCGTGATCGCCTGGCTGCTCGACGGGCCGGATGCCGCCTACGAGGTGCCGCTACCGGCCGCCGGCGAGTCGAAACGCGGCATTCTCGACACCTACACGAAGGAGCACTCGGCCGAGTACCAGGCTCAGGCCTGGATCGACCTCGCGAGAAAGCTGCACAACGAGTACCCCCAGCTCGTCACCGAGCCCGAGCGCATCGGCAGCATCACGCTGCACACGAGCCACCACACGCACTACGTCATCGGATCAGGCTCGGGCGATCCCCAGAAGTACGATCCGACTGCCTCGCGCGAAACGCTCGATCACTCCATCCCCTACATCTTCACCGTGGCCCTCGAGGATGGCTCCTGGCACCACGTCGACTCCTACACACCAAAGCGAGCGGGCCGAGAAGACACCGTCGCCCTCTGGAACAAGGTGCGCACCCTGGAGGACTCCGAGTGGACCAGGCGCTACCACTCCACCGATCCGCAGGAGAAAGCATTCGGCGGACGCGTCGAGATCCTGCTCACAGACGGCTCCGTCATCACCGATTCCATCGCCGTGGCCGACGCTCACCCGCTGGGAGCCCGGCCGTTCGCGCGCGCGCAGTACGTTCACAAGTTCCGAACCCTCGCCGAGGGGGTCCTCGAGCAGCGCGAGATCGAGCGCTTCCTGGCACTCGCCGAGCGGCTGCCCGAGCTTCGCGCCGACGAGCTCGCCGGCCTCACCGTGACGGCGCGCCCCGGCCTCTTCGACGGCGTCGCCACCCCGAAGGGACTCTTCTGA
- the glpK gene encoding glycerol kinase GlpK gives MSKYVIAIDQGTTSSRAIIFNHEGGIVSTGQKEHEQIFPKAGWVEHNPKEIWDNVREVVGQALSKANLTRHDIVAVGITNQRETAVVWDKNTGEPVYNAIVWQDTRTQSIVDRLAADGGGDRFKDTVGLPLSTYFAGTKIVWILENVEGARERAEAGDLIFGTTDTWVLWNLTGGVNGGVHATDVTNASRTLFLNLKTLEWDDDILKAFDVPKSMLPEVRSSSEVYGTVSDSSLLREVPVAGILGDQQAATFGQAAFDKGEAKNTYGTGNFLIFNTGTDIVKSENGLLTTIGYKLGDGETHYALEGSIAVTGSLVQWLRDNLGIIQSAPDIEVLAKTVDDNGGAYFVPAFSGLFAPHWRSDARGALVGLTRFVNKGHIARAALESIAFQTREVLDAVNADSGVPLTELKVDGGATANDTLLQFQADILNVPVVRPVVAETTALGAAYAAGLAVGYWDNLDDLRNNWQEDKRWTPNMDDAERERLYRNWKKAVTKTLDWVDEDVVE, from the coding sequence ATGAGCAAGTACGTCATTGCAATCGACCAGGGAACCACGAGTTCACGGGCGATCATCTTCAACCACGAGGGCGGAATCGTCTCGACCGGTCAGAAGGAGCACGAGCAGATCTTCCCGAAGGCCGGATGGGTCGAACACAACCCGAAGGAGATCTGGGACAACGTTCGCGAGGTCGTCGGCCAGGCCCTCTCGAAGGCCAACCTGACTCGCCACGACATCGTCGCCGTGGGAATCACGAACCAGCGCGAGACCGCTGTCGTGTGGGACAAGAACACCGGCGAGCCCGTCTACAACGCCATCGTCTGGCAGGACACCCGCACCCAGTCGATCGTCGACCGCCTCGCCGCCGACGGTGGGGGAGACCGTTTCAAGGACACCGTCGGTCTGCCCCTGTCGACGTACTTCGCCGGAACCAAGATCGTCTGGATCCTCGAGAACGTCGAAGGCGCCCGCGAACGTGCCGAGGCCGGCGACCTCATCTTCGGAACCACCGACACCTGGGTGCTGTGGAACCTCACCGGCGGCGTCAACGGAGGCGTGCACGCGACCGACGTCACGAACGCCAGTCGCACCCTGTTCCTGAACCTCAAGACCCTCGAGTGGGACGACGACATCCTCAAGGCATTCGACGTGCCCAAGTCGATGCTGCCCGAGGTGCGTTCCTCGTCCGAGGTCTACGGCACGGTCTCCGACTCGAGCCTGCTGCGCGAGGTTCCCGTCGCCGGCATCCTGGGCGACCAGCAGGCTGCCACGTTCGGTCAGGCCGCCTTCGACAAGGGCGAGGCGAAGAACACCTACGGCACCGGAAACTTCCTGATCTTCAACACCGGAACCGACATCGTCAAAAGCGAGAACGGCCTGCTCACCACCATCGGCTACAAACTCGGCGACGGCGAAACCCACTACGCCCTCGAAGGCTCCATCGCCGTCACCGGCTCCCTCGTGCAGTGGCTCCGCGACAACCTGGGCATCATCCAGAGCGCGCCCGACATCGAGGTGCTCGCCAAGACGGTCGACGACAACGGCGGTGCCTACTTCGTGCCCGCGTTCTCGGGTCTGTTCGCGCCCCACTGGCGATCGGATGCCCGGGGTGCCCTCGTGGGCCTGACCCGCTTCGTGAACAAGGGCCACATCGCCCGCGCCGCGCTCGAGTCCATCGCCTTCCAGACGCGCGAGGTTCTGGATGCGGTCAACGCCGACTCCGGCGTGCCGCTGACCGAGCTCAAGGTCGACGGCGGAGCAACCGCGAACGACACCCTGCTGCAGTTCCAGGCCGACATCCTGAACGTTCCCGTGGTGCGCCCCGTGGTCGCGGAGACGACCGCCCTCGGTGCCGCCTACGCCGCCGGCCTCGCCGTCGGCTACTGGGACAACCTCGATGACCTCCGCAACAACTGGCAGGAGGACAAGCGCTGGACGCCGAACATGGATGATGCCGAGCGTGAGCGCCTGTACCGCAACTGGAAGAAGGCCGTCACGAAGACCCTCGACTGGGTCGACGAAGACGTCGTCGAGTAG
- a CDS encoding TetR family transcriptional regulator has translation MRSDGEATRTRILEAARVEFAAFGLAGARVDRIAASASASKERLYAYFGDKQALFRAVLELNQHEVAAAIPIDVDDLPGFVGRVFDHTISHPEHLRMFNWARLEGLTAALVAEDRTRMFPEHAVLRAAQTEGKIDDGWEPEDLVALLFGLAFTWANAPGIVAEMGNPPSKTRVARHRASAVRAAEKLVAPATPRSDDRARS, from the coding sequence ATGAGAAGTGACGGCGAAGCGACCAGGACGAGAATACTCGAGGCGGCACGGGTGGAGTTCGCGGCGTTCGGGCTGGCCGGGGCGAGGGTCGACAGGATCGCCGCGAGCGCGTCCGCGAGCAAGGAGCGACTCTACGCCTACTTCGGCGACAAACAGGCTCTGTTCCGCGCGGTGCTCGAGCTCAACCAGCACGAGGTCGCCGCTGCCATCCCGATCGATGTCGACGACCTGCCCGGATTCGTCGGCCGAGTCTTCGACCACACCATCTCGCACCCGGAGCACCTGCGCATGTTCAATTGGGCGCGCCTCGAGGGACTCACGGCCGCGCTCGTGGCCGAGGACCGCACCCGGATGTTCCCGGAACATGCTGTGCTCAGAGCGGCGCAGACAGAAGGCAAGATCGACGACGGCTGGGAGCCGGAGGACCTCGTCGCCCTGCTCTTCGGGCTGGCCTTCACCTGGGCGAACGCGCCCGGAATCGTCGCCGAGATGGGCAACCCACCGTCGAAGACACGTGTGGCCCGCCATCGGGCCTCGGCCGTGCGCGCGGCCGAGAAGCTCGTCGCGCCGGCTACACCCCGAAGTGACGATCGAGCGAGAAGTTGA